The Anabaena sp. WA102 genome contains a region encoding:
- a CDS encoding GIY-YIG nuclease family protein has protein sequence MTTEINLPTLASLEYHAYIDNDGEVIVTFQEKIGVYAIFNQDKILQFVGYSRDIYLSLKQHLVRQPQNCYWVKVQTIERPNRTILEAIENAWITENANPDIPNIENKQKWNNPIDVKELMTPEEQNNYQNIAIDEFGKSKVLKNVARRVEEEILGVLKDRGVNTQIRFNPKLKETGLLDLK, from the coding sequence ATGACAACAGAAATAAACTTACCAACCTTAGCTAGTTTAGAATATCATGCCTATATTGATAATGATGGTGAAGTCATAGTCACCTTTCAAGAAAAAATTGGAGTTTACGCGATTTTTAATCAGGATAAAATTCTGCAATTTGTTGGCTATTCTCGTGATATTTATCTAAGTTTAAAGCAGCATTTAGTCCGTCAACCTCAAAATTGTTATTGGGTAAAGGTACAAACTATAGAACGTCCTAATCGAACAATTTTGGAAGCTATTGAAAATGCTTGGATTACGGAAAATGCTAATCCTGATATTCCGAACATCGAAAATAAACAAAAATGGAATAATCCTATAGATGTAAAAGAATTAATGACACCAGAAGAACAAAATAATTATCAAAATATAGCTATTGATGAATTCGGAAAAAGCAAGGTTTTAAAAAATGTGGCGCGGCGGGTTGAAGAAGAAATTTTAGGAGTTCTCAAAGACCGGGGAGTCAATACTCAAATCCGCTTTAATCCAAAATTAAAAGAAACAGGATTATTAGATTTAAAATGA